The following is a genomic window from Sphingobacterium spiritivorum.
CCCGGAATTATTGCTGCTGTAATGCTGGGAGTGGGACGAGCCATCGGCGAGACGATGACTGTACTGATGGCAACAGGAAATGCATCTTCATTTCCGACAGGATTCTTTGATTCAATGAAAACGATTACAGCAACCATAGCCATTGAAATGGGAGAGGTTCCTTATCAGACGACTCATTATTTTGGACTTTTTGCTATTGCTACAGTTTTGTTTTTTATGACGATGATTGCCAATCTGGTTGGCGAATTTTTTATTAACCGATTTAGAAAATATCATGGGGTTTAAATTAAAAAGGCTAACACCCATTATCGAGTGGGGGACACTGCTCGGAAGTACCCTTCTGGTCTGTCTTTTTCTGGTCATTATCCTTTGGGAAATTGCGTCTAAAGGCGCGAGTGTAATATCCTGGGATTTTATAAGTACACTGCCTAAGGAAGCAATGACTAAGGGCGGTATCTTATCGCCGATTATAGGAACGGTGTTGTTAACGCTTATAACAGCCTTATTTGCCATTCCTTTTGGTATCTGCTGTGCTATATATCTGAATGAATATGCACAGGACAATATGTTGACACGTCTTATACGAGCAGCTATCCGTAATCTTTCAGGCGTTCCTTCCATTATTTATGGTTTATTCGGGCTTGCTTTATTTGTACAGGCCTTGAATATGGGAACTTCTCTGATGGCTGCAGGACTTACACTGGGATTGCTGTCGTTGCCTTATATTATTACTACTACAGAGGAAGCCTTGATGCGGATACCGCAAAGTACAAGGGAAGGTGCTCTGGGAGTAGGAGCAACTCAGTTTGAATGTATAAAAGATGTTGTACTCCCTTCAGCTATGCCCGGAATACTTACAGGAGTTGTTCTTACACTGTCCCGTGCTGCAGGAGAGACTGCACCTATACTGTTTACAGGAGCCGC
Proteins encoded in this region:
- the pstA gene encoding phosphate ABC transporter permease PstA — encoded protein: MGFKLKRLTPIIEWGTLLGSTLLVCLFLVIILWEIASKGASVISWDFISTLPKEAMTKGGILSPIIGTVLLTLITALFAIPFGICCAIYLNEYAQDNMLTRLIRAAIRNLSGVPSIIYGLFGLALFVQALNMGTSLMAAGLTLGLLSLPYIITTTEEALMRIPQSTREGALGVGATQFECIKDVVLPSAMPGILTGVVLTLSRAAGETAPILFTGAAFYINGTNGYMNQEFMALPYHLYMLSTQHQAIEEVRPIAYGTALILVVVVFLMNLTAFYIRYKYRKND